In the genome of Veillonellales bacterium, one region contains:
- a CDS encoding isocitrate lyase/PEP mutase family protein, with the protein MKSTTQLRHLLEKSNKGEILVAPGAHDALSARLVEAAGFNAVYMTGYGASASLLGKPDVGLLTLSEMANQAHRFASTVSVPVIADGDTGYGNAVNVQRSVREYEAAGAAAIQLEDQVAPKKCGHMLGREIIAAEEMVGKIQAAVEARKDKDFVILARTDARTNYGIEEAIRRGKLYQEAGADVLFIESPENVDEMKRITSSFQVPVLANMLERGRTPLLTTQELQAIGYNLVIFCVASTYVTAKAVFDYLLHLKKEGTTKDLIQDSMMPFPDFNKFIGLDEIRLIEKKYAGRE; encoded by the coding sequence ATGAAATCGACTACACAATTACGCCATCTTTTGGAAAAAAGCAACAAGGGGGAGATCCTTGTTGCTCCTGGAGCTCATGATGCTTTAAGTGCCCGTCTGGTAGAAGCTGCCGGATTTAATGCCGTATATATGACCGGTTATGGAGCTTCGGCCAGTTTGCTTGGCAAACCGGATGTCGGACTGCTGACACTTAGTGAAATGGCCAATCAGGCTCACCGCTTCGCTTCGACAGTCAGCGTGCCGGTCATTGCCGACGGAGACACCGGCTATGGCAATGCCGTCAATGTGCAGCGTTCCGTCCGGGAATACGAGGCGGCCGGAGCCGCGGCTATTCAGCTGGAAGATCAAGTAGCCCCGAAAAAATGCGGTCACATGCTGGGACGGGAAATCATAGCGGCCGAGGAAATGGTTGGCAAGATCCAGGCAGCGGTGGAAGCCCGCAAGGATAAGGATTTCGTCATTCTCGCCCGTACCGATGCCCGTACTAACTACGGAATTGAAGAAGCGATTCGCCGGGGAAAACTTTATCAGGAAGCGGGAGCGGATGTTTTGTTTATTGAGTCGCCGGAGAATGTTGATGAAATGAAGCGAATCACGTCCAGTTTTCAGGTTCCGGTGCTGGCCAATATGCTGGAACGGGGCAGAACGCCGCTTCTGACAACCCAGGAATTGCAAGCTATCGGCTACAACTTGGTTATCTTCTGCGTGGCTTCTACTTATGTTACGGCTAAGGCAGTGTTTGATTATTTACTGCATCTGAAAAAGGAAGGAACCACAAAGGATTTGATCCAAGACAGTATGATGCCTTTCCCGGATTTTAATAAATTTATCGGTCTTGATGAAATCCGGTTGATTGAAAAGAAATATGCCGGACGGGAATAA